The Alnus glutinosa chromosome 1, dhAlnGlut1.1, whole genome shotgun sequence region aaatactcactaGGTGACTCCGCCCTGATTACATTGAACTTGAACCTATCACCAAACCAGGTTACATGTTCAAGCTTGGTTCATTATTTTTCGAACAAATTTGAGTATATTTACAAATTACTTGATTaacttttattcttttctcatatatgataaatatattattatgcGTTGTCTTAAATCCATGCTAATTATTAATTACGCAATTATAATTCAGATTATATCGTCCGAACTAATGAGATAAACTAATTTTGTCTATACATGCACTTGTGACATTTAATTTCATCTATATTGTATTTGTTACAAATCACATATAAATTTTTATGACCAAATGAAtagtttaaattatattttatgaccttatttatatatttacCTATTTAAATCTTGAATTGATCAAAGTACATTTtctagtttatatatatatatacacaccaaAAGTATATTAAAAAATCATAGTCATAATGATTCATTATAACTATTGCATTAAGAAGATAATTCTCTCTCGTCTTTTTAAATGCTTAAAATGTTATCATTACAAACTAAAgctaatattataaaaataacaataaaaatgaaGGTATACAATATTATAGGAACTTATACGAgtctaactcatttaataaacaaGCCTAAATTTATgttcaaaatttattatttaacaaaTTGACTACTGTAACAACATATAATGCCATGGCGTTtacaaaattaaccaaaatggaGAAAATAGTAAATATTAGAGGAAAtccttaaatataaaattttggtAAGGAAAAGGTTATCTAACTTCCTCAACCCCCGGCTCAAGAAGTTTTCTTCATGTTTCTATTGACCACCTCAAAAACTTTCACCGTCTTACAAATAATCTTAGCATATTAGTTCTTTGAGTGACGATATTCTTCACATGCACCCATTTATTACAACAATTTCACACCGACTGATGTGGGCCGGGTATGATGCAATACAAAAGCATTGCAGCGGCACCTTCCATCTTGCCCGGCCTCATAAGAAATCCCAAAGGTATGATGCAATACAAAGTGTGAAATTATCTTTTGAGTATACAGACCGTATATGTTTTTTTTCCACCAGACACTTCACTAGGATATATATCCCAAAGACAAAATTGAGAGAAATGATACTATACATCTTGAGACCATTTTTTGGCCTTGTCATactattttgtttgtttgtctcTCTAGAAATAGAAAAAGCATCATATAATTGTCATCAATCATCATCAAGGGACTGCAAAATGTAATATCTAGGACCACCCATGCACCTGAATAGCAGCAATAAAGCAGACGTAATGTTTACTGATAATATATACACTACTGTTGTGACTGCCAGGCCTTACCCAATGCTTCCTTCTGCTTGAGATGCTTAAAAGGCGCCCCCCCAAGAGACAGTGGCTGCTTTTAGGACCTCTACAGATGTGGACACAAATGTCCACATGATGACACTCATCCAACCTCTCTCTCACAACGGTTAAGCCTGCAAAATCATGGGCGGAAAGGGGGTGGACCAATGCCACCGACTACCTACCACCACAAGTATTTTACTTGAGAAAGGACAATAATTAAaacaagatttttatttttatttttttttaccctcAATTGGATTGGATGAATATTAGAAGCTCCATTTACCCAGATGTGAAGCCGTGGTTTTTTACGAGCAGTAATATTACAGCATGTGAGAGTGGGAGTGGGAGTGGGAGTGGGAGACAGTTTCTTTGTTGGAGTCCAACATTGGTGAGCAAACAATGAAAGCCCCCTTTGAAAATCCGATAGATTTGAAAAACTAGAAAGCTTTTATTGGAAATTGAAGATTCCCTCAGTTTCATCCAATCCCATTTAAGCAACACCCACCACCACTACAACTCCCATCATTTTCCCATCACAACACAAAGACATTGGCTACGAACTAGATTGCCTCAAGACTACACAAAAAGAGAATCATTAACTACCATTAGTTCAACAAGATTACACCAAATCAGCACTACTAgctctgaattttttttttttcttttttccttctataATCTCTAAGAAAACCTTTATTTTCTTCACAATCTCCACCTTTCTCTTACCAGCTATACCCATCCAACATTTTAACCCGCACAAACTTGCAAGTATCCATAACAGAGGAAAGTTGCAGAAAAATTATGATGGTGCACTACGgacaatgatatatatatatatatatatatatagagagagagagagagagagagagagagagagagaagattctTCCAATACGTCACTACCAATAATGCTTATCccactactactactactagcATCACCACCCACCAAGGCAGCAAGCCACCAACCATTCTCACGAGAGGttaaagaaaccaacaagaattttacCGATGTTGCTTCAGAGAAAAGTGGGGGAAAGTATGACACAAAGCTGATGAAAGACGTGCGTTGCCTCACGTGTAGACAAAGAGCCCAAAGATTAACCGTGCAGAGCatagtagagagagagagagagagagagagggggggggggggggggagaaagcAACGAGACAAAACATGAAGAGAGGGAAACGGGTCATGTTTATTCCACAGTTTTTCAAAGTTCCATCAGTACAAGTATTGACAAAGAAGGTGGGGGGAGGAAAATACagtaccaaaaaagaaaaagaaaacctaagTAAATTTCTGTACCACATAGACTGACCTAGTTGGATGAACTACCCTACTTCCTACAAGTACAACCCTCTTTCCCTCCCCCTCTTCAGATGATCTGTTAGACAAAGGACTTTGATATGTATTTGTTGTGTAACTCGCTCGTCATAACCTCTGTTATGTTACAGACCATTAGTCTACACACGACTTGACAGTCCTACTTCTTTCTTTACAAGTGAATTAAGGGTGATGGAAAACAGAAATAATACCATCACCATTCCAACTAAAGCTAAGTCCTGCTACTTCAAAATTCCTAAGCTCAAGATCAACCGAGAATGTGCAGGAATATAAGTCCAGATGGAACAGTAAGATCTAAGGATCCAATTTCTCCCATTCATAGCGCCCTGGGAGCGGCTTGTCATTCACAGGATCAAAGTTGTACCTGCCGATAAACCCGAATCAGCAAAATTATATCAGCTTTGTGGGATGTTAATACATCTTTCAACTGGAATTTTACAAGCAACAGCAACATAGAATTGTTTAAAACCAAGGAAGGGAAACCATATATCATACTTCTCAATGAATTGTCTTTGCTGATCTTCTTCAGCAGCAGCAAAGAACTCATCCATTTCCTGTGCTGTTGGTATATGCCTACGCATTGTGTTCTGCGTTCTGCGGTTAGTCTCAGTTGAGCAGGTAGGCCTGGTAGAAGAACCGGGGGTTCTTATGGTGTCTGGATCCCTAATCAAACTACACGGTGTGGATTCGCGGGTGCTCCTGTCAAAACAGAAAATTTCTATTAGAAACATAATAAGGCTACCACCAACATACACCTTGCAAAATTAGGACGGCAGAACAATATAATAAGCTATGCAAGTTTTGTATCATAAATTTTGGCCCCAATAGCTGATCTTGACAATATTAGGTTTATGCAGAAAAAATCAATATGACCAGAATATACCGTGAAGAACAGGATATGCAGATAAGCTATTATTGTAAAGACTTGCAATTGTAAATCTTTTTTTATCTTCCACTGCACCATTTATGAAAGATATAGCCCACATGCTTTTCCCCAACTTTAACAAGACCCCACCAATCATATAGCAACAGAAAGCACTGAAGCAAACATCAAGACCagaaacttttttctttttccatcatGACATGATGCAATCACCAAAACTCCAGCAAAAAGGCTCTGAAACTTTGCGGAGGAATCTATGGCAGCtaaattcttttcatttattattattattttttttgagcttTTATCCCATGataattataaataggtctttcccctggaatttaaaaaaataaagggttttAATTTCCAAAGGAATATGACTTGTTTTTCTCCAAAGGAGAATGAACAACATAAATTCTTCAtctaattttttcttcatttattgtCTCTCTTCTTTGCCAAGCAGTTCCAGACAGGATTCAAATTCTAATTCACACATGTCAAGCAGAAAAAGACCAcacatactaaaaaaaaatatatatatttttccctcaCCCTCcagcaaatttttcttcaaagaagACAACTGCACACAATAATGGCAGTGTTATATTAGTGCAGAGGCATCTACTGAGGGAAAAGCAACAAGAAGCTTTTGTTTCTACCCATTAAAATAATGCAATGGGATCAATCTCTTGTGAACATCAAAATGACGAAACAGTGTATAGGACATACTTCATTTTGAAGCCCATGTGTCAGTACCATCCAAGTTCTAGAAACAAGTAAAAACATTAATGAAAAGCACAATACAGCCTATAAACAATCAAATAAGAACAGACAAAACAGTCGCACTGATTCTTCTCCAACCCGAATAAAAGTTAAGAAATGGATTTGTTGAGTGCGTTTTTCAAGTCCAATAACCCTAAAGCAAATGTGATTCTTACAGGTGAAAGgtagaagagaagaaataaACGGCAAAGCCGCTCATTACAAGTTCCGCCAGAAAGAAAACATGAAACAAGGAGGAAAGAAAAATTCCCAATAGGTGAAAGTGCATCTAGCCTGGATTACTGGATTAACAAAATAGTTCAGGTTTTCTTGGTTTCCTAACAGTCtcaatttctttcctttctaACAACCAAGGAGgatgaaagaaaacaaaaaaggaaactGCGGTGACAAAGACatttacatataattttttttcttttcctttattttctttctaatcAAACAAACAGGCCATGAAAGAAAACGcaaggagggggggggggggtccgGGTTTAAGCAAAAGATTGAACCATCGAAACCGATTTTGTATACACCTAGAAATTTCCTATGTTTGGAGGCTAAGAAACCTAGGGAATCAAAGTAACAcgaaaattcaaattttgcaTCTTCAGAGTAAAAAGATTGAACCATCGAAACCAATTTTGTATACACCTAGAAATTTCCTATGTTTGGAGGCTAAGAAACCTAGGGAATCAAAGTAACAcgaaaattcaaattttgcaTCTTCTATTACTCtgattccccccccccccccccccccaaaatgaaaattatgCACACAATGGCTGCAGCCAAGTCAACAGCAATTCCCTTCtcttcaaaacaaaacattcaaaactcCAAAATTTCAAGTCCCAATAACTTCAACTCCATTTTCCAAGCAACCAAACTTGGGTTTTCAAAATCCCAATTTGCATGTTTTGAAAATTCGCATATTCAAATTTCTTCCGTTTTCCCTCATTTTCTCATCAACCAAGCAGAGGTGAAAAAGTAAAAACCCCTCAAAATAAGTGTTTTCAAACCAAATTCATAATTTGAAACAAGAAAATGAGCGAAACCCAGAAAACCCCTCTCCACTCGAGACCATaagagtaaaaagaaaaagaaaagaaaaccccatGATACTAAATCCCAATTTCTTCCATTTTCCCTCCTTTTTCTCAGCAACCTtaaactaaaaaccaaaaagccCCAAAATAAGAGGTTCCaagtgaaaattaaaaagaatccCCCCAAAAACggaaaagcacaaaaaaaaaaaaaaaacccacctcTCTCTACCTTCAAACTCCAAAACATTCTCTCCAAACGAAGCTTCCTCAACCGCTAAATCGTTGTTGCCactcttttccttctctttaaGGTCCTCCTCTTTCTCAACCTCTTCGGCCTCCTGGTCGACGACCTTGGGCCCATGGGAGCCCACTCGCAGGCTCGACCCCGCCCTAGGGTTGGAACCGGCCTGCTTATGGCGCTTGGCCCCGGAGTCCTGGCTCGAAAGAGCGACCGGGGGCTTCTCAAGCCGGCGGCTCCGAAGCTGCAGGTAGGAGCCGGAGGCGGCTGCCGGAGAAGAAGGGGCCGGAGACTTCTGGAGGGCTAGGGTTCGCGCGCGCGTGCGGACCCCGAGGGACGACTGGGACACCTCCATGACGGCGAGCTCGCCTGTCGCTTTGGCCTTGCGAATGTACttccccatctctctctctctctcttttttgtgCCTGCTTCGAACCCCAAAGCGGGTGGAGCTAAAGCTCAACAATAAGCTCAGCTTTCatagagaaataaagagagaaagaaatgggGGGAGGGGGGTATTTGTAGTGCCTGCCTCAACAAGGCAAACAATTAAGGTAGGGTTGGGGGTGGGGGAAGTAAGGGCCACTGTACTTTCAATTTCTcatgctatttttcttttcttttcttttttttcttccccccccactttttcttttttttttcttttttttttttttttaatttatttgtccGTTTGTTTGACAATTGACATTTGATACTACTGCTTCACTTCGATTTCTATTTCTCGTTGTCATCTCgatattttcctcttttttttttttttctttttttgggttcttcaaaccatttatttattttatccccttcagcaattaaaaaaaaaatgattcctCTCCTATTAAATTAATCTAGATTCTTCGCTTTTTTGTAATCAAGATTCGTTTTAAATTGTCCAAGCCAAGACAATCTGCGGCAGTGCGAGTAAGGTTATGGTTTGAAGGTATCACAATTCTCTCGATCTATTTATTCAAACTTTTATAAATTTGACCCGCTAATTAAGATAgatcacttataaaatttatttgatcaaataaaaattaaactgtCCAACTACTTATCTGATTAAGTAGTTCTCATAAGTAGTTTCTCAATTACttgttcgaattctctcaaatccgAACATATAATTTAAGAGGGTTCTGATTCAGTTTGAAGtcctttttatataatttttttttgtctttttaaaattaatgtggttTTAAAGTCATTATTAGATCTATATTATTAGATTATGAATGCTACAATTCTATCCGATGTGTAATGAACTAAAAGAGCTTtcttatccattattttaatataaaataattttcctttaaTCTCTCAACTTTTTGCCTTTTATTAAggattgtgttgaaattttgtgaaaaaatgtAAGTGTAGGTACAAATTTATATTTGTgaataaagaatatttaattaatataaagaaagatAATAGAAGTTATTGTGAAGTGTATTTGGATAGGGAAACAAAAATTAGATTTGTTTCCTAAActtaaagaaaatcaaaagaaaactgTTGTGAATGTTCTTAAGTAGCAGTTTAAGAGACGAGGTTGCAAGACTCACGTTCTCCGAACAAGTAAGTTTCACATCCTAAGTAGATCGGGGCAAGTGAGTTTCACAACCCCTCTCTTAAATTGTCTGAAGTTCTACAAAATTCGAACAGACTAATGACAATGAATCTTCATCCAATAATAAAACCCCTTCAATAAAGGTATCAAACACTAAAAAAGAATTGATTTATGATTATCTATCTGAGTCTAAATCAATTCTTGTGTTTCTGagtctaacatttttcttgtgtttttaccTATGGTTTGAAAAGATTGTGGAAGCAATTAGTTTAGCACTTAGGCATAGTATTAAGGGCTATTCAATACTCTGgatttaatccaaaaaaaaaaaaaaaaaaaaaaaaactctttcgGATAACTTTAAAGTGAGGCAtatttaatggttttttttttttttttaaatgttaaaaaataagaaagagagacaaacTATAAAGGATTTTGAATCGTTTGTGGGACACATAACGAATTaagtccttaatttttttttttttttcacacgtAAGAATTTATATAAACTTCCATTACTTTACTACCTGTACCAACAAGGAATAAGTtgtctcaatttcaaataatatgaaaatcagttattttataatcaaaatttaataatgttaTATTTAACAATATTGATAATGACATCTGATTGATGGACAatgattctctccatttcaaattaaatgcaCGGTATCAATTTTATAGTCACAATTTAAAGTCAATGCGTCTAATCAGTGTATGTAAAGTTAATATTGGCACAAATTTAAATCTTGatcataaattaaatattatccatttcaaaaaagaaaaaaaaaaaaagaaaagaaaatatgagtcATTTTATGTTATAACCAATtgttatatgttatactctTCACACCGGCTCACATTacatgttttaagtggctttcttaaaaataaaataagtttcaCTTAAAACATTTCACATCAAACGATGTAAAATGTGTGTAAAAAAATGGCACtacttaaaatttaaataatatgacattATTTACACTGTTAGATACGACaacattaaattttgattataaaatGATTCATGTCGAGGATTATCATCCTACCAATAATGTTagtgtagatttttttttttttttccaattaaaaAGGCGGGAATGGGCTACCAGTGTAATTACTTCTTTTGAGCGTGACCATCAAGATTCTCATATTCTGTGGAATGTTCGATTTGAGTCATAGTTACTACCTTAGAAGGCAAGTCCATCACCACAGCCCTACTAAAGTACAAGTTGGTAAAGCTACTTCTTAGTTGCATCTAGTTCGCGGACAAGCGGGTTTGAACCCGAAGAAAGTAAGTTTAGATTTGACTTTAATTGAATGAAGATATAGAGATCATTTGTGATTCGAAATTAATGGAAAGGGTTGCCGGAGCATATAGCATTTGTTAATTAGGTTTAGAAATTAATGACTCAATGGGCGGTGAGATTGTAAAGTCTCCATCGCCTCTATATGAGATAACCCTTTCCTACttaaaaaatcattattgaagGGCAAGAAAAGAAgggtaaaaaaaatacacatgatGGAATAAtgaatttcaaatttattagCACTTAGCTAAGCAAATGCTTAAAAGAAAATGTTCCATTGGCTTTAACTATGTATGGTTATGTAGGTTGACAATATCATACGGCAGAGTTTAAAGCAAATTTGAGATTGATTGCCAAGGCATTAGCAAATAGACGGGAGAAAATATTGCCTATAGTATTATTTTCAAGAATTAAAGTACTTTTATCCCGTGGATATTGATTACATATAATATCAAGATTGGCTTTCCAAAGTGGTGGGTGAAATTAATCATGGCTTGTGTCATATTAGTCAATTATTGTGTACTCATCAATGGCCAACCTTAGGGAAAAATTACTCCATTAAGAAGACTCATGCAAAGTGACCCTTTATCCCCTGCCTATTTATTTTGTGTACGGAAGGTTTGAGCTTACTCATTCGAAAGTCAAAGGAAAATAGATAGATCATAGGAGTCCCAATCACGAGAGGTGGAACCAAACTGAGTCACCTATTTTTTGTGGATGATAGCTTATTGTTCTGTAAAGCAAGTGCATTGGAATGAAATATGATTCAGGAGTTGTCGAAAAGTGTACGAAAAAAGCGTTGGGACAAAAGCTTAATATGGAGAAGACGTCTATTTTTTTAGAGTGGGAACACCATAAGGGAGGTTAGGGACTACATTCTTTCTTTGGCAGCAATACAGTCAACTACGagttatgaaaaatatttgaggCTGCTGGTTGTGGTTAGAAAATCCAAAACCTAAACTTTTAAGAGCATAAAGGAATGGATTTGGAGTTGTATTAATGAGTGGAAAGAGAAATTGTTATCACAAGCgggaaaataaatcattttcaaaGCGGTAATCCAAGTTATTCTAACATATAGTATGAGTATGTTCCATATGCCAAAAGTTgtgtaaataaattaatttgacGATGCTCCGATTATGGTGGGAACATATGGATAATGAGTCAAAATTTGTTTGGATGAGCTGGGCTAAATTGGGACGTTCCAAATTTAATGGTGGTTTGGGGTTCAGATAATTGAAATGTTTTAATAAAAGTCTCATCACATAACAAGGGTGACAATTGTTCCAAAAGCCAAATACATTGGTGGCATAGATTTTTAAGGAGAAATATTTCCCATGTGAGAATTTTTTGGAGTCTCAATTGGAACACAGGCCATCCTTAGCATCCTATGCCCGGAGAAATATATGGAATGCTAAAGACCTCTTAAAGGCAGGGCTTGTATGGAGAGTGGGGAATGGATTTAGCATTAAAATTTGGAATGACAAATGGCTCATAAATCCGTGCAATCCCCAATTAGGAGGTTGGACAGGGATACAAGAGTTAAGGATTTAATTGACGATGATACTAGGTGGTGGAACGTGCCTCTTGTAAAGGAAATTTTTAAGGAAGATGAGGCTGAAAGGATATGTAGTATGTCAATCAACTCCAGTAGAAAGATTGATCAATCAATTTGGATTAATACGTCAATGGGGGATTTTCGGTGAAAAGCACATACCATAcgaaaaaaaacatattcatGCAGGCATCAGGTGAAAGTTTAATTGCCTCCTTGTATAGCAATGTGTGGAAGAGATTCTAGAATCTAAATGTCCCGATGGTAGTGAAAGTGTTTCTTTGGAAGGCAGGCAATAACTTGTTGCCAACAAAAGAAGAGAAGTGCTTCacttgctaattttttttttcctcaaaagttAATTCTCAAATAATGTGTCAATCATTGATGAAATCTACTATTTTGAAAGTTGTGTCATTATCTCATAAGATGGTGACAAATCATTTTGGAACTacttttgagaataaaaaaattgaaaagtagaGCATTTTCCACCAAAGAAATTTATTCAAAACAATAATTACTATAGGTCCTTTGTGCCTAATTTGTGGGGTGGAGGTTGAGAATACATGTCATATTTTGTGGCAATGCCCATCATCAAATGATGTGTGGGTGAATTGtacaagaaaaattcaaaaaggtTCCAGCATAGgggataattttttacaaatagCGAGTTATTGGAAAAGCTTGAGAATGAAGAGTTTGAATTAATGGCTACAATAGCCAGAAGAATTTGGCTTTACAGAAGTATAGTGGTTTTTGGAGGAGATCTAACCTACCCCACCCAAATTATAAGAAGTGTGAAGGAATCAGTGGAGGAATTTTATAAAGCGaaacaaaatgccaaaaatattGTGGAGTATAACCTAGACCCATTAGTACCAAAATGAATGGTTCTTCCTCGTAGAGTGATCGAAATTAATTGGAATGCATCGATtgagaaaacaagaaagaagatgGGTGTGGGCGTAATTGCTAGAGGCAATGAAGGAAAGGTCTTGGCAACTATGTACTCATCCAAACTATATATAATTGACGTCATTGTAGATGATGCTTTTTCGGCATGGAAGGATGTGGAGGTTTGATAGAGATTTGGGAATACAAAATATTATACTAGAGGTTAATGTACTGAAGATAGTACATGTAATACAAAAGGAAGACCAATCTTGAAGTCGGTATGAAAATCTATTGACGATTCGAAGACGATGTTGCATAGTCTCCAATCATGGTATGTCAAGCACGTCAAAAGGAAAGCGAATATGGTAGCCCATCACTTGTTAAAGGCGGTGCTCCAACAATCTTCATAACAACTATGATTGGAATAATaccttatttttattcatttattcgtGATATTATAATTTCAGAGAGTATTACAGTTTGATGAATTTAATGAAATCCTGAAATttctactaataataataataaaaaaaaaatacaaatggagATATTATAATATGTGAGATATAATTAGATATGTAGCCCAATTaacctctctcttttttttctttttcttttttttctttttctttttttccttctaatcaAAGTAAGAAAGGGGAAGCCCAATCAACCATTATTGCAAAGCATGTACGACTCTTCCTTTTTATAATATTGTGAGGGCTAAGGGGCTCTGCGCATCTGCCAGAGACCTCCACACGTAAATTCCTCTACTAAAAATATGGTGCTTTTTCT contains the following coding sequences:
- the LOC133872421 gene encoding cyclin-dependent kinase inhibitor 5-like — protein: MGKYIRKAKATGELAVMEVSQSSLGVRTRARTLALQKSPAPSSPAAASGSYLQLRSRRLEKPPVALSSQDSGAKRHKQAGSNPRAGSSLRVGSHGPKVVDQEAEEVEKEEDLKEKEKSGNNDLAVEEASFGENVLEFEGRERSTRESTPCSLIRDPDTIRTPGSSTRPTCSTETNRRTQNTMRRHIPTAQEMDEFFAAAEEDQQRQFIEKYNFDPVNDKPLPGRYEWEKLDP